A section of the Candidatus Omnitrophota bacterium genome encodes:
- the frr gene encoding ribosome recycling factor yields MEVKTILRETEDKMKKTIESVQREFAHIRTGRAHSSIVEGIHVDYYGAPTLIKQIASISVPDARLLVIQPWDVSAIAEIEKAIIKANLGLNPTNDGKIIRLSIPQLSRERRDELAKMVKDMAEDGRVSLRTIRRDAVEIVRHLEKDSKITEDERFRTQDNIQKITDRCISKVDEILKNKEKELVEF; encoded by the coding sequence ATGGAAGTAAAAACTATTTTACGTGAAACCGAAGACAAAATGAAGAAGACAATTGAGTCTGTGCAGCGAGAGTTTGCTCATATAAGGACAGGAAGGGCGCATTCTAGTATAGTTGAGGGGATACATGTAGATTATTATGGAGCCCCGACTCTGATAAAGCAGATCGCCTCTATTTCCGTTCCTGATGCAAGGCTTCTGGTAATACAGCCCTGGGATGTTTCTGCTATTGCTGAGATTGAAAAGGCAATTATTAAGGCAAATTTAGGACTCAACCCTACTAATGACGGAAAGATTATCCGTTTGAGCATTCCTCAGTTGTCCAGGGAAAGAAGAGATGAACTGGCCAAGATGGTAAAAGATATGGCAGAGGACGGAAGAGTATCTTTACGTACGATTAGACGCGATGCAGTTGAGATAGTTAGACACTTGGAAAAAGACTCCAAGATTACTGAGGATGAGCGCTTTAGGACCCAAGATAATATTCAGAAGATCACCGATAGATGTATTAGTAAGGTTGATGAAATTCTCAAGAACAAAGAGAAGGAGCTAGTAGAGTTTTAA
- a CDS encoding aminotransferase class I/II-fold pyridoxal phosphate-dependent enzyme, whose product MKSRDLRISKIANDLPPSGIREFFDLVLGMKDVISLGVGEPDFVTPWNIREAGIFSIEGGQTSYTSNKGMMKLRLCIKRHVKNLCDIRYDANNQILITTGVSEGLDLAFRAILNRGDNVLIPTPSYVAYAPLVYLCGAKAKIIRTDFHDGFKLKPEMIENFADSKTKAIVLNYPNNPTGTSYTKNELQALARVIKKRAMIVISDEVYSQLSFDFKHTPFASLPAMKERTIYLNGFSKGYAMTGWRVGYACGPVDIIGAMTKIHQYSMLCAPIMSQLAAVEALENSKNSLDEMCREYRRRREFVFKGLNELGLSCHRPQGAFYIFASVKKTHLSCTEFAKRLLKEEKVAVVPGIAFGNGLDSFIRIAYAAKFSDLKEALSRIAHFLKKHRR is encoded by the coding sequence ATGAAAAGTAGAGATTTGAGAATTTCAAAGATTGCAAACGACTTGCCACCTTCAGGTATACGTGAGTTTTTCGATCTTGTCTTAGGGATGAAGGATGTTATATCTCTAGGGGTTGGTGAACCAGATTTTGTTACTCCTTGGAACATCCGCGAAGCAGGAATTTTTTCTATAGAAGGAGGCCAGACAAGTTATACCTCTAATAAAGGAATGATGAAGTTGCGCCTTTGTATCAAGAGGCACGTTAAGAATCTATGCGATATTAGATATGATGCAAATAACCAGATTCTAATAACCACAGGTGTATCTGAAGGTCTTGATTTAGCTTTCAGGGCTATACTAAATAGAGGAGATAATGTTCTAATTCCAACTCCAAGTTACGTTGCCTATGCTCCTTTAGTATATTTATGTGGGGCAAAAGCAAAGATTATCCGCACGGATTTTCACGACGGGTTTAAATTAAAACCGGAAATGATTGAAAATTTCGCCGATTCAAAAACAAAGGCAATAGTCTTGAATTATCCAAATAACCCCACCGGCACCTCTTACACAAAAAATGAATTGCAGGCATTGGCTAGAGTAATCAAAAAAAGAGCTATGATAGTAATTAGCGATGAAGTCTATTCGCAGCTTAGCTTTGACTTTAAGCATACTCCTTTTGCGAGCTTACCTGCGATGAAGGAGCGCACCATTTATTTAAACGGATTCTCTAAAGGGTATGCTATGACCGGCTGGAGAGTGGGCTATGCTTGTGGCCCTGTGGATATAATCGGGGCAATGACCAAGATTCACCAGTATAGTATGCTATGTGCTCCGATTATGAGTCAATTGGCAGCTGTTGAGGCCTTGGAGAATTCAAAAAATTCCCTTGATGAAATGTGCAGGGAGTATAGACGGCGTAGAGAATTTGTATTTAAAGGCCTTAATGAATTAGGTCTTTCCTGTCATCGTCCCCAGGGTGCATTCTACATATTCGCTTCGGTTAAAAAGACGCATCTTTCCTGTACTGAGTTTGCAAAACGCCTCCTAAAGGAGGAAAAAGTAGCAGTAGTGCCTGGTATTGCCTTTGGTAATGGCCTTGATAGTTTCATCCGCATTGCCTATGCTGCTAAATTCTCTGATTTGAAAGAGGCGCTTTCCCGCATCGCACACTTCCTGAAAAAGCACAGAAGATAA
- the lpxB gene encoding lipid-A-disaccharide synthase, producing MKTIFIVAGETSGDRHGASLVKALQDKHLEIKFFGLGGKYLQEAGVKLLFNITDLAVVGFFEVLHNLAKFRSIFVKTLNEIKRIKPACCILIDYPGFNLRLARELKKMHIPVIYYISPQVWAWHRSRVKLIKKYVDKMIVVFEFEKEFYRRFGIEAEFVGHPLLDAVEIKKDSNQLIKKYNLKKEKTTIALLPGSRKKEIQKLLPIMLESARIIDKNNQRNTQFIFIQSNTLNNDSSLTPLLEGFKDLDLIKVSEDEIYDCLSASDLAIVASGTATLETALTSTPMVIIYKLNLLSWMLARLLVKIPYIGLVNVVAGEKVVPELIQFKAQPRLIGRACLELLSDKGKYQEIKLKLDSLKKRLGKVGASKSAAEIIAKLI from the coding sequence ATGAAAACTATCTTTATTGTTGCTGGCGAAACATCAGGTGACCGCCATGGAGCCAGTCTGGTCAAAGCCCTACAAGATAAGCATCTTGAGATCAAATTCTTTGGCCTAGGCGGAAAATATCTGCAAGAGGCCGGGGTAAAGCTATTATTTAATATTACAGACTTGGCAGTAGTCGGTTTCTTTGAGGTCTTGCACAATCTGGCTAAATTTAGAAGCATATTCGTTAAAACCCTAAATGAAATAAAGAGAATTAAACCTGCCTGTTGCATATTAATTGACTATCCGGGATTTAATCTGCGTCTGGCACGCGAATTAAAAAAAATGCATATCCCTGTTATCTATTATATCTCGCCTCAAGTCTGGGCCTGGCACAGAAGCAGGGTTAAATTAATTAAAAAATATGTGGATAAAATGATTGTCGTCTTTGAATTCGAAAAGGAATTTTACAGGCGATTTGGTATTGAGGCAGAATTCGTAGGTCATCCTCTCCTAGACGCTGTAGAAATAAAAAAAGACTCTAACCAGTTAATAAAAAAATATAATTTAAAAAAAGAGAAAACGACTATTGCACTCCTGCCGGGTTCGCGAAAAAAGGAAATTCAGAAACTCCTTCCCATAATGCTTGAATCTGCCAGGATTATCGATAAAAATAACCAACGCAACACGCAGTTTATATTCATACAATCTAACACCCTAAATAATGACTCAAGCCTTACCCCTCTTCTAGAAGGCTTTAAAGATTTGGATCTGATTAAAGTCAGTGAAGATGAAATATACGATTGCTTATCTGCCTCTGATTTGGCTATAGTAGCCTCTGGTACTGCCACGTTGGAGACCGCACTTACCTCAACGCCAATGGTTATTATCTATAAGCTTAATTTACTTTCCTGGATGCTTGCAAGACTCTTGGTTAAAATCCCTTATATCGGATTAGTAAATGTCGTGGCAGGAGAAAAAGTAGTGCCTGAATTAATCCAGTTTAAAGCGCAGCCTCGGCTTATCGGAAGGGCTTGTCTAGAGCTGCTTTCGGATAAGGGAAAATATCAAGAGATAAAATTGAAACTCGATAGCCTTAAAAAAAGATTAGGTAAAGTCGGGGCAAGTAAATCTGCCGCAGAAATCATCGCAAAGCTAATCTAA
- the rpsB gene encoding 30S ribosomal protein S2, producing the protein MATEFMRQLLEAGVHFGHQTKRWNPKMVKFIFAKRNSIYVIDLEKTVVCLEEAKAYLKELTSKGGSVLFVGTKKQAQAVMKSEAERIGVFYITERWVGGMLTNFHTVRKSVKHLKELEKMQEEGIMAKFSKKEISRLSKEMHKMRKNFSGIMDMKELPKALFVVDPKKEDTAVREAKRLGIPIVAIIDTNGDPDFIDFPIPGNDDAIRSIKLIVTCIADAVLEGKQEFLDTKKEEDVKATSGKETEEDRPQENALIEEVPQIQEESDEKTPIKTPKRAVKKSKSKDVE; encoded by the coding sequence TTGGCTACAGAGTTTATGAGACAACTTTTAGAGGCAGGAGTTCATTTTGGACATCAAACAAAGCGTTGGAATCCTAAAATGGTGAAGTTCATTTTCGCTAAACGTAACAGTATCTATGTTATAGACTTGGAGAAAACTGTTGTTTGTCTTGAAGAGGCCAAGGCCTATCTTAAAGAATTGACATCCAAAGGGGGAAGTGTTTTGTTTGTTGGTACAAAGAAGCAGGCGCAAGCAGTTATGAAGAGTGAGGCAGAGAGAATTGGCGTTTTCTATATCACAGAACGTTGGGTTGGTGGTATGCTTACAAATTTCCATACAGTGAGAAAGTCTGTTAAGCATCTGAAGGAATTAGAAAAGATGCAGGAAGAAGGCATTATGGCAAAGTTTTCTAAAAAAGAGATTTCTCGCTTGAGTAAAGAGATGCATAAGATGAGAAAGAATTTTTCCGGCATCATGGATATGAAGGAATTGCCAAAGGCCTTATTTGTCGTCGACCCTAAAAAAGAAGATACAGCTGTCAGGGAGGCTAAGCGTTTAGGAATACCGATTGTGGCAATTATCGATACAAATGGCGACCCTGATTTTATTGATTTTCCCATTCCAGGAAATGATGATGCAATAAGATCAATAAAATTGATTGTAACCTGTATTGCCGATGCTGTTTTAGAAGGCAAGCAGGAATTCCTGGATACAAAGAAAGAAGAAGATGTTAAGGCAACCTCTGGCAAAGAAACAGAAGAGGATAGGCCGCAGGAGAATGCGTTGATTGAAGAGGTGCCTCAGATACAGGAAGAATCTGATGAAAAGACTCCTATAAAGACTCCCAAGAGGGCAGTTAAAAAGAGTAAATCTAAGGATGTTGAATAA
- a CDS encoding ABC transporter ATP-binding protein/permease yields the protein MKSYLRLLRFIRPYRLMLGLAVVCMIASALFDVAQLSMVVPLADKVLTDKKIVVPKQLPKGLAGFVDSINNTEPLRLLYLMAVVVVVLFILKGVFNFIQSYLMSDIGQRVVRDVRSKLYRKLQDLSLDYFTRKRSGELISRITNDVKLIENAASYGFTDLVYQSFQVAMFTFLIFYIHWKLALVSLVILPLVSIPIILVGKVLKRLSIRSQEKMADINSLLVETISGVRIVKAFSMEEAETNKFMTHNQGYYRITMKSIKRMLVLSPLTEIIGVFGGIFVFVWAGKEVIAGELSFGVFSLFLGSLLSMIRPFKKLSGVHSLNQQAIAASNRVYEVFDTKATVSEKEGAITLPPVKKNIIFDSVSFKYEDNDVLNNINLEVNVGEVLAIVGPSGVGKSSLVDLIPRFYDPVKGTILIDGVDIKEATLSSLRGQMGLVTQETILFNDSVKANIAYGNTNAAFEAIVKAAKKAGAHDFIMNMPSGYDTFIGDRGYRLSGGERQRLAIARAILKNPPILILDEATSQLDSASEKVVQEAINELIAGRTVFVVAHRLSTIRGADKIIVLEKGRIEEMGTHQQLIAKGGLYKLLHDMQQTLPEEGIG from the coding sequence ATGAAAAGTTATTTGCGTCTATTACGATTTATCCGTCCTTATCGGCTGATGCTGGGCCTGGCTGTAGTATGCATGATAGCTTCAGCCCTTTTTGATGTAGCCCAGTTGTCCATGGTTGTGCCTCTTGCAGACAAGGTCTTAACAGACAAAAAAATCGTTGTTCCCAAACAATTACCAAAAGGTTTAGCCGGCTTCGTTGACTCTATAAATAATACTGAGCCTTTAAGGTTGTTGTATCTTATGGCCGTTGTTGTAGTTGTGCTTTTTATATTAAAGGGAGTATTTAATTTTATCCAATCTTATTTAATGAGCGATATCGGTCAACGCGTGGTAAGGGATGTGCGTTCGAAGCTATATAGAAAATTGCAAGATTTATCCCTGGATTATTTTACGAGAAAAAGAAGCGGAGAGTTGATCTCCCGCATTACTAATGATGTTAAGCTGATTGAAAATGCAGCAAGTTATGGATTTACTGATTTAGTATATCAGTCGTTTCAGGTAGCAATGTTTACCTTTTTAATTTTCTATATACATTGGAAACTGGCCTTGGTCTCTTTGGTTATTTTACCTCTGGTGAGTATTCCTATTATTTTAGTCGGAAAAGTACTTAAAAGATTAAGCATACGTTCCCAGGAAAAGATGGCAGACATTAATTCCTTATTAGTTGAGACAATCTCCGGAGTACGCATTGTTAAGGCATTTTCCATGGAAGAGGCTGAGACCAATAAGTTTATGACTCATAATCAAGGTTATTATAGAATTACGATGAAGTCAATCAAGCGTATGCTGGTTCTTTCTCCTTTAACGGAGATTATCGGTGTATTTGGTGGAATCTTTGTATTTGTTTGGGCTGGTAAAGAGGTAATTGCAGGAGAATTGTCCTTTGGTGTATTTAGTCTGTTTTTAGGTTCCTTGCTCTCCATGATTCGCCCTTTTAAGAAGCTTTCGGGCGTGCATTCTTTAAACCAACAGGCAATCGCAGCCAGTAACCGCGTCTATGAGGTCTTTGATACCAAGGCCACTGTGAGTGAGAAAGAAGGAGCAATTACACTCCCACCAGTTAAAAAGAACATCATATTCGACTCCGTAAGTTTTAAATATGAGGATAATGATGTATTAAATAATATAAATCTTGAAGTTAATGTAGGTGAGGTCTTGGCCATAGTTGGGCCAAGCGGTGTTGGCAAAAGCAGTTTAGTCGATTTAATACCAAGATTCTATGACCCGGTTAAAGGAACCATTCTAATTGATGGTGTGGATATTAAAGAAGCGACCTTAAGCTCCTTAAGGGGGCAGATGGGACTCGTAACTCAAGAGACAATTCTATTTAACGATTCTGTGAAGGCAAATATTGCCTATGGAAACACTAATGCGGCATTCGAAGCAATAGTTAAGGCTGCAAAAAAAGCAGGGGCACACGATTTTATTATGAATATGCCTTCTGGTTATGATACATTTATCGGAGATAGAGGTTATAGATTATCTGGAGGTGAACGGCAGCGTCTGGCAATAGCCAGGGCAATATTGAAAAACCCGCCCATATTAATTCTGGATGAGGCAACTTCGCAACTTGACAGCGCTTCAGAGAAAGTGGTTCAAGAAGCGATTAACGAACTTATCGCTGGCAGAACCGTATTTGTTGTTGCTCATCGCCTTTCAACTATAAGAGGCGCTGATAAGATTATTGTTTTGGAAAAGGGTCGCATTGAAGAGATGGGCACACATCAGCAGTTAATTGCAAAGGGCGGCCTATACAAGCTATTACACGATATGCAGCAGACATTGCCAGAAGAAGGCATAGGTTAG
- the tsf gene encoding translation elongation factor Ts: MANKVNIIKELREITAAGMTDCKKALEKAGGNKDKALDILRRQGLDIAKKKAGRTAGEGRVESYVHTGSKLGVLVEVNCETDFVARNEEFIRFTKDIAMQIAATAPTYVDFESVSSDLKKEIKKEEEAEYRKVHCLLEQPFIKEASKTAGDCLVSLIAKMGENIIIKRFVRFSIG; this comes from the coding sequence ATGGCAAACAAAGTCAATATTATAAAAGAATTAAGAGAGATCACTGCAGCTGGAATGACTGATTGTAAGAAGGCGCTTGAGAAGGCAGGCGGCAATAAAGATAAGGCATTGGATATCCTACGGCGACAGGGTTTAGATATTGCCAAGAAGAAGGCAGGCCGGACAGCAGGAGAAGGTCGAGTCGAGTCTTATGTGCATACTGGTTCTAAATTAGGCGTTTTGGTAGAAGTAAACTGTGAAACTGATTTCGTAGCAAGGAATGAAGAGTTTATTCGCTTTACTAAAGATATAGCGATGCAAATAGCAGCAACAGCCCCTACTTATGTTGATTTTGAATCTGTGTCTAGCGATTTGAAAAAGGAGATTAAAAAAGAAGAAGAAGCCGAATATCGTAAAGTCCATTGTTTACTTGAGCAGCCTTTTATCAAAGAGGCCTCAAAGACAGCCGGCGATTGTCTGGTTTCCTTGATTGCTAAGATGGGCGAGAATATTATCATAAAAAGATTTGTTCGATTTTCTATAGGTTAA
- the pyrH gene encoding UMP kinase produces the protein MKKPAFKRIVLKLSGEALLGRSKEHGIDMHTCKVIAHQVKEIVQMNVQVSLVVGGGNIFRGQENEKSFGIERTVGDYMGMLATLINGLALQDILEGMSVPTRVMTAIEMHQIAEPYIRRRAIRHLEKGRVVIFAAGTGNPYFTTDTTSALRAMEIKADVILKATRVDGVYSADPLKDKSAKKFFRLSYLSLLKKGLKIMDATAISLCMDNGLPIIIFNLLKSGNIKKAVLGEKIGTIIH, from the coding sequence ATGAAAAAACCAGCGTTTAAACGTATAGTTTTAAAATTAAGCGGAGAGGCATTATTAGGTCGCAGTAAGGAGCATGGTATTGATATGCATACCTGCAAGGTTATCGCTCATCAAGTAAAAGAGATTGTTCAGATGAATGTTCAGGTAAGCCTTGTTGTGGGTGGTGGCAATATATTTCGCGGCCAGGAGAACGAAAAGTCTTTCGGCATCGAAAGAACTGTCGGGGATTATATGGGGATGTTAGCAACCTTGATTAATGGGCTGGCACTTCAGGACATATTAGAAGGTATGTCTGTTCCGACAAGAGTAATGACAGCCATAGAAATGCATCAGATTGCCGAGCCTTACATTAGACGCAGGGCTATCAGGCATCTGGAGAAGGGACGTGTGGTTATATTTGCTGCTGGAACAGGCAACCCCTATTTTACAACCGATACAACGAGCGCTTTGCGCGCCATGGAGATAAAGGCTGACGTAATTTTGAAAGCGACGCGAGTCGATGGCGTATATTCTGCTGATCCGCTCAAAGATAAGTCTGCTAAAAAATTTTTCCGGCTTTCCTACCTTAGCCTTTTAAAGAAAGGATTAAAGATTATGGATGCTACAGCAATAAGTCTGTGTATGGATAACGGCTTGCCTATAATCATTTTTAATCTTTTAAAATCCGGCAATATAAAGAAAGCGGTCTTAGGAGAAAAGATCGGCACTATAATCCACTAA
- a CDS encoding Gfo/Idh/MocA family oxidoreductase, with protein MKKINIGVIGVGHLGQRHAHVLSKIKKVQLVGICDIDKNKGKELARTIKTTYYADYSDLLKQVQAVIVSVPTKHHFRVGYDSLKQGAHALIEKPITPTVAEAGKLINLAKKKKLILAVGHIERFNNAFRTVCDIVKKPKFIECHRLSPFPARSLDIGVVSDLMIHDIDLILELVKSDVVSIDAVGVNVLTNLEDIANVRLRFKNGCVANLTASRISAKAMRKFRIFLKDSYISLDYMHNQASVYKKENKNIYKHEVPIDKADPLQNELESFLDCILYGKDPVVSGWEGKEALSLAIKIQKKINEYIKHYT; from the coding sequence ATGAAAAAAATTAATATAGGCGTTATTGGCGTAGGGCATTTGGGACAAAGACATGCCCATGTCCTAAGCAAAATAAAAAAGGTCCAGCTTGTAGGCATTTGCGACATTGATAAGAATAAAGGCAAAGAGCTGGCGCGCACCATAAAAACAACCTACTATGCAGACTATTCAGACCTCCTGAAGCAGGTCCAAGCAGTTATAGTCTCTGTCCCCACCAAGCATCACTTCCGAGTTGGCTATGATAGCCTCAAACAAGGCGCGCATGCCTTGATTGAAAAGCCTATCACTCCCACAGTGGCTGAAGCGGGAAAATTAATAAATTTAGCCAAAAAGAAAAAACTTATACTTGCTGTAGGACACATTGAAAGATTTAACAATGCCTTCCGGACAGTCTGCGATATAGTTAAAAAGCCAAAATTCATAGAATGCCATCGCCTAAGCCCATTCCCAGCTCGTTCTCTAGATATTGGGGTAGTATCTGACCTTATGATCCACGATATTGACCTTATCCTAGAGCTTGTAAAATCAGATGTTGTATCCATAGACGCAGTAGGCGTTAATGTCTTAACTAATCTTGAAGATATCGCAAATGTACGCCTGCGCTTTAAAAACGGTTGTGTCGCTAATTTGACTGCTAGCAGAATTAGCGCTAAGGCAATGCGTAAATTCAGAATATTTTTAAAAGATTCCTATATATCTCTTGATTATATGCATAATCAAGCAAGCGTATACAAAAAAGAGAATAAGAATATCTACAAACATGAGGTTCCAATCGATAAAGCTGACCCCCTCCAGAATGAACTAGAGTCCTTCCTTGACTGTATCTTATACGGAAAAGATCCTGTAGTTTCAGGCTGGGAAGGAAAAGAGGCCCTCTCATTAGCAATAAAAATCCAAAAAAAGATTAACGAATATATCAAGCATTACACATGA